In a single window of the Amycolatopsis sp. cg5 genome:
- a CDS encoding serine/threonine-protein kinase: protein MGGRVIAERYRLEERIGAGGMGVVWRATDLELRRVVALKRSHHDGDGGQLRREARIGAGLQHPNVVSVYDAVTHDDDRWLVMEYLPSRNLADILDSDGPVSPTAAARIGAQVASALAAMHAKGMVHRDLKPGNVLVADDGTAKLTDLGIAHWAEVTRTDTGLISGTPGYLAPEVADGQEAGAEADVFALGATLFAAVEGGSPWGGGDTPFRQLRRAAAFEIEPVRQAGPLAPVLDGLLRRRPAERPTAAEAMRALAGIAEIEVPEPRRRRFRASRRRLVFAAAGVILVVAVATILFALPDPVTADSTGYQRTADPCGMFDTAELSRFGRVTVVSDRDSLNECRALLAIPSGIPEDVVEVKAVIALPDSPPVVKPEPGKIPMPETPLAKDGDCGRDIRLPDGNVFTIGVTHSHGYQASLCEIADSATVSALAVLNKGQIPRRPPPQAGSLASLNACELPSERDIVQTVGGSAKPSPYFGYWNCEWRFGAKQLTIWFDREIAPLAPTGGRPAMVGSRRAVIKEGPGNWPEACVLKLEYRPFRGVDRERVELIEFYLEEQGKQPADNCGGVEAVANLVAARLPH from the coding sequence ATGGGCGGGAGGGTGATCGCTGAGCGTTACCGACTAGAGGAGCGAATCGGCGCCGGTGGCATGGGTGTCGTCTGGCGTGCCACCGACCTCGAGCTACGTCGCGTGGTGGCGCTCAAAAGGTCGCATCATGACGGTGACGGCGGTCAGCTCCGGCGGGAGGCTCGGATCGGTGCCGGCCTTCAGCACCCGAACGTGGTCAGCGTTTATGACGCGGTGACCCACGACGACGACCGCTGGCTGGTGATGGAGTACCTGCCATCGCGGAACCTGGCCGACATCCTGGACTCCGACGGACCGGTTTCTCCCACCGCGGCGGCTAGGATCGGCGCCCAGGTCGCGAGCGCGCTGGCGGCGATGCATGCCAAGGGGATGGTGCACCGGGACCTCAAGCCCGGCAACGTCCTGGTGGCCGACGACGGCACCGCCAAGCTGACCGACCTGGGCATCGCGCACTGGGCGGAAGTGACCCGCACGGACACGGGCTTGATCAGTGGCACTCCCGGCTACCTCGCTCCCGAAGTGGCGGACGGGCAGGAAGCCGGCGCCGAGGCCGATGTGTTCGCACTCGGTGCGACGTTGTTCGCGGCGGTCGAGGGCGGTTCGCCCTGGGGTGGCGGGGACACGCCGTTCCGGCAGTTGCGGCGAGCGGCCGCGTTCGAGATCGAACCTGTGCGGCAGGCAGGCCCGCTGGCGCCGGTGCTCGACGGGCTGCTGCGGCGGCGCCCCGCTGAGCGGCCGACCGCGGCCGAGGCGATGCGTGCGTTGGCCGGAATCGCGGAGATCGAGGTGCCGGAACCGCGGCGGCGGCGGTTCCGGGCTTCGCGCAGGAGACTCGTCTTCGCCGCGGCAGGCGTGATCCTCGTTGTCGCCGTGGCGACCATCTTGTTCGCATTGCCCGATCCGGTGACCGCCGACAGCACGGGTTATCAGCGCACCGCGGATCCGTGCGGGATGTTCGACACCGCGGAACTGAGCCGGTTCGGCAGGGTCACCGTGGTCTCGGATCGGGACTCGCTCAACGAATGCCGCGCGTTGCTGGCCATTCCGAGCGGTATTCCCGAAGACGTGGTGGAGGTCAAGGCGGTCATCGCGCTGCCGGACTCCCCACCGGTGGTGAAACCCGAGCCGGGGAAGATCCCCATGCCGGAAACACCGCTGGCGAAGGATGGGGATTGTGGGCGCGACATCCGGTTGCCGGACGGCAATGTGTTCACGATCGGGGTCACCCACAGCCATGGGTATCAAGCCAGTCTCTGCGAAATAGCCGACTCGGCGACCGTCTCGGCGCTAGCGGTGCTTAACAAAGGTCAGATTCCGCGAAGGCCTCCGCCTCAGGCAGGCTCTTTGGCGAGTCTTAACGCGTGCGAGCTGCCTTCGGAGCGGGACATCGTCCAGACAGTCGGTGGCAGTGCGAAACCGAGTCCGTACTTCGGTTACTGGAACTGTGAGTGGCGGTTCGGGGCCAAGCAACTGACCATCTGGTTCGATCGGGAGATCGCGCCCTTGGCCCCCACCGGTGGCAGGCCTGCCATGGTCGGTTCGCGTCGGGCGGTCATCAAGGAAGGGCCTGGCAATTGGCCCGAAGCCTGCGTGCTCAAGCTCGAATACCGGCCGTTCCGGGGCGTGGACCGGGAACGTGTCGAGCTGATCGAGTTCTACCTGGAAGAACAGGGCAAGCAGCCCGCGGACAATTGCGGCGGAGTCGAAGCCGTGGCCAATCTTGTGGCCGCTCGGTTACCTCATTAG
- a CDS encoding OsmC family protein, whose amino-acid sequence MALEVQREGEHEFVGRNERGAEVRIGRNGQQGSFSPAELLQIAAAGCSAVTAENLITRRIGEDSKFRVEVTADRREGASELDAVHVNFDVDLSSLDEEQRVALAAAVDRSIERLCTVSRTLKKGIPVTENLPTGIKSS is encoded by the coding sequence ATGGCACTGGAAGTTCAGCGTGAAGGCGAGCACGAGTTCGTCGGGCGTAACGAGCGTGGGGCCGAGGTCCGCATCGGCCGTAATGGGCAGCAGGGGTCGTTTTCACCGGCCGAGTTGCTGCAGATAGCCGCGGCGGGCTGCTCGGCGGTGACCGCGGAGAACCTCATCACCCGGCGGATCGGTGAGGACTCGAAGTTCCGCGTCGAGGTGACCGCCGACCGGCGTGAGGGCGCCTCCGAGCTGGACGCGGTCCACGTCAACTTCGACGTCGATCTGTCTTCGCTGGATGAAGAACAGCGGGTGGCGCTGGCCGCGGCCGTGGATCGCTCGATCGAGCGGCTTTGCACGGTGAGCCGGACCCTCAAGAAGGGGATTCCCGTGACGGAAAATCTTCCGACGGGCATTAAGTCCTCCTGA
- a CDS encoding peptidyl-tRNA hydrolase, translating into MSVLESLGARYAYWLGLSAEDTNDTSDEVPELVRAMPIILRIERAEPPGRTALLEAAAAASIAVCLDERAEPEGEWHAEVSAWVDERIRKVSRRARGAHWQAVQALPGITVTVDGAEARALVPGLVVEAPKEVSKLQISGSELPADEPGPVPDGVPVLWLNPEVPMTVGKAAAQVGHATMILASLLDAEQVTAWAAGGYRCAVRTPSVARWKELHPGDDPAGAWRERGVIAVRDAGFTEVDPGTVTVLGQWNNG; encoded by the coding sequence ATGAGCGTGCTGGAATCGCTGGGTGCGCGCTACGCCTACTGGCTCGGGCTGTCCGCCGAGGACACGAACGACACCTCGGACGAGGTACCCGAGCTGGTCAGGGCCATGCCGATCATCCTGCGGATCGAGCGCGCGGAGCCACCCGGGCGGACCGCGCTGCTCGAGGCGGCCGCGGCGGCTTCGATCGCCGTCTGCCTTGACGAGCGCGCCGAGCCGGAAGGCGAGTGGCATGCCGAGGTGAGCGCGTGGGTCGACGAGCGCATTCGCAAAGTCTCGCGCCGGGCGCGCGGTGCGCATTGGCAAGCCGTGCAGGCGCTGCCGGGCATCACGGTGACCGTCGACGGCGCCGAAGCGCGTGCGTTGGTGCCGGGGCTGGTCGTCGAGGCGCCGAAAGAGGTCAGCAAGCTGCAGATCTCCGGCAGCGAGCTGCCCGCGGACGAGCCGGGGCCGGTGCCGGACGGGGTGCCGGTGCTGTGGCTGAACCCCGAAGTGCCGATGACGGTCGGCAAGGCGGCGGCGCAGGTCGGGCACGCGACGATGATCCTGGCTTCACTGCTCGACGCCGAGCAGGTCACGGCGTGGGCAGCCGGCGGATACCGCTGCGCGGTGCGGACGCCGAGCGTCGCGCGCTGGAAGGAATTGCATCCCGGCGACGATCCGGCGGGTGCCTGGCGTGAACGTGGGGTGATCGCGGTGCGGGATGCCGGGTTCACCGAGGTCGATCCGGGGACTGTGACCGTGCTCGGACAGTGGAACAACGGCTGA
- the serB gene encoding phosphoserine phosphatase SerB, translating into MTQTPVLITTTGPDKPGVSSALFAVLTRHDVDVLDVEQVVIRGKLILGVLAGVYRDPEGLQESVEQAMASVGMQVDVRIGSEIGEDPFALGRIDSTHVVVVLGRPVTARGFAEVARGLAGIGANIDSIRSVADYPVTGLEMYVSVAEDTEKADAQLRSELADLAAKVELDLAVERAGIARRAKRLVVFDVDSTLIQGEVIEMLGAYAGNEAKIREITDAAMRGELNFSESLIKRVALLEGLPASVLKDVADSLELTPGARTTVRTLKRMGFRCGVVSGGFLTIIDNLVEDLGLDFAAANELEIVDGKLTGRVVGDIVDRAGKATALQRFAAEYEIPLEQCVAVGDGANDIDMLSVAGMGVAFNAKPALREVADTAISHPYLDAVLFVLGVTRAEVEAADAADGLESLRP; encoded by the coding sequence GTGACGCAGACCCCAGTCCTCATCACCACCACCGGTCCTGACAAACCCGGTGTCTCTTCCGCGCTGTTCGCCGTGCTGACCAGGCATGACGTCGACGTGCTCGACGTCGAGCAGGTCGTCATCCGGGGCAAGCTCATCCTGGGCGTGCTGGCCGGGGTCTACCGCGACCCCGAAGGCCTGCAGGAGTCAGTCGAGCAGGCGATGGCCTCGGTCGGTATGCAGGTCGACGTGCGGATCGGCTCGGAGATCGGTGAGGACCCGTTCGCGCTGGGGCGGATCGACTCCACCCACGTCGTGGTCGTGCTCGGCCGGCCGGTGACCGCGCGCGGGTTCGCCGAGGTCGCGCGGGGACTGGCCGGGATCGGGGCGAACATCGACTCGATCCGCAGCGTCGCCGACTACCCGGTGACGGGTCTCGAAATGTACGTCTCGGTCGCCGAAGACACCGAGAAGGCCGACGCCCAGCTGCGGTCCGAGCTGGCCGACCTGGCCGCGAAGGTCGAGCTGGACCTGGCTGTCGAGCGAGCCGGTATCGCGCGGCGTGCGAAGCGGCTGGTCGTGTTCGACGTCGACTCGACCCTCATCCAGGGTGAGGTCATCGAGATGCTCGGCGCGTACGCCGGGAACGAAGCGAAGATCCGCGAGATCACCGACGCCGCGATGCGAGGTGAGCTGAACTTCTCGGAGTCGCTGATCAAGCGCGTCGCGCTGCTCGAAGGGCTCCCGGCCAGCGTGCTCAAGGACGTCGCGGACTCGCTGGAGCTGACGCCGGGTGCGCGGACGACCGTGCGGACCTTGAAGCGGATGGGCTTCCGGTGCGGGGTCGTGTCCGGCGGTTTCTTGACGATCATCGACAACCTCGTCGAGGACCTCGGGCTGGACTTCGCGGCGGCCAACGAGCTGGAGATCGTCGACGGCAAGCTGACCGGGCGGGTCGTCGGGGACATCGTCGACCGGGCGGGCAAGGCGACGGCGTTGCAGCGGTTCGCGGCCGAATACGAGATCCCGCTCGAACAGTGCGTCGCGGTCGGCGATGGGGCGAATGACATCGACATGCTCTCGGTCGCGGGGATGGGCGTCGCGTTCAACGCGAAGCCCGCGCTGCGCGAGGTCGCGGACACCGCTATCTCGCACCCGTACCTCGACGCGGTGCTGTTCGTACTGGGCGTCACGCGTGCCGAAGTCGAGGCGGCCGACGCCGCCGACGGGCTGGAATCGCTGCGGCCATGA